From Synoicihabitans lomoniglobus, the proteins below share one genomic window:
- a CDS encoding NirA family protein: protein MSNSTPFPPVSGEFSTEQKEYLQGFLAGAVASGQLPFVGIDAQGQLTGDAAAGGVNLGAPPVEDSVFGTPIDDLCKPEVWKHELNGLDVWEKMVEHAEADRFPDDADCFRFKFFGLFHVAPAQDSFMLRLRIPAGIVTSTQLRGLADLADDLGNGRLDITTRANFQIREFKPKDIINVLTRVQDLGLTSKGSGADNIRNITATPTAGFDRDEILDVRPYARAVHHFILNNRDLYGLPRKFNIAFDGGGTISAAADTNDIGFFAVRVGEGVADIEPGVYFRVCLGGITGHKDFARDTGLLIKPSEAVPLAAAMIRVFAESGDRTNRKKARLKYVLDSWGFDKFIAAAQEKLAFDLVRLPREKCAPRHQVVKHGHVGVYRQSEQGLNYIGPVVPVGQLSTRQVRRVADLAENFGRGEIRLTVWQNFLLPYVPNAFTSSVEHSLERIGLTTKPSTTAGCVIACTGNQGCKYAAADTKAHANAVAKHLRGKKESDFPLNIHLTGCAHSCAQHYCGDIGGIATKLKDGREGYHIVLGGGMDNEQGIAREIFKGVGHDELPALVDRIVDTYQEKHDTGETFVAWTRRHSVGELQEMISV from the coding sequence GTGAGCAATTCAACTCCCTTTCCCCCCGTCTCTGGTGAGTTTTCCACCGAGCAAAAGGAATACCTGCAAGGTTTCCTCGCTGGTGCCGTGGCCTCGGGACAGTTGCCGTTCGTCGGCATCGATGCTCAAGGCCAGTTGACCGGTGATGCGGCGGCGGGCGGGGTCAACCTCGGTGCCCCCCCGGTGGAGGATAGCGTCTTCGGCACTCCCATCGACGATCTCTGTAAACCGGAGGTATGGAAACACGAACTAAACGGTTTGGATGTCTGGGAAAAGATGGTCGAACACGCCGAAGCCGACCGTTTTCCGGATGACGCTGATTGTTTTCGCTTCAAGTTCTTCGGTCTCTTTCACGTCGCCCCGGCCCAGGACAGCTTCATGCTGCGCCTCCGCATTCCGGCGGGCATCGTCACCTCCACCCAATTGCGGGGCCTGGCCGACCTGGCCGATGATCTCGGCAACGGTCGTCTCGACATCACGACACGAGCCAACTTCCAAATCCGCGAGTTTAAGCCCAAAGACATCATCAACGTTCTCACGCGGGTGCAGGACTTGGGGCTCACCTCCAAGGGCTCCGGGGCGGACAACATCCGCAACATCACGGCAACCCCCACCGCCGGCTTTGATCGCGACGAGATCCTCGACGTGCGCCCGTATGCGAGAGCGGTGCATCACTTCATCCTCAACAACCGCGACCTCTACGGTTTGCCACGCAAGTTCAACATCGCTTTCGACGGTGGCGGCACCATCTCCGCCGCCGCCGACACCAACGACATTGGCTTTTTTGCCGTCCGCGTGGGCGAAGGTGTCGCCGACATCGAACCCGGCGTCTACTTCCGCGTCTGCCTCGGCGGCATCACCGGCCACAAGGATTTCGCCCGCGATACCGGTCTGCTCATCAAGCCCTCCGAAGCCGTGCCCTTGGCCGCTGCCATGATCCGGGTTTTTGCCGAAAGCGGTGATCGCACGAACCGCAAAAAAGCGCGCCTCAAATACGTGCTCGATAGCTGGGGGTTTGATAAATTTATCGCCGCTGCCCAGGAAAAACTCGCGTTCGATCTGGTCCGTCTGCCCCGCGAAAAATGCGCGCCTCGCCATCAAGTGGTGAAGCACGGCCACGTCGGCGTGTATCGCCAATCTGAGCAGGGTCTGAACTACATCGGTCCGGTCGTTCCCGTCGGCCAGCTGTCGACCCGGCAGGTCCGTCGCGTGGCTGATCTCGCCGAGAACTTCGGCCGCGGCGAAATCCGCCTCACGGTGTGGCAAAACTTCCTGCTGCCCTACGTGCCCAACGCCTTTACTTCCAGCGTCGAACACAGCCTCGAACGCATCGGCCTCACCACCAAACCATCCACCACGGCCGGCTGCGTGATCGCCTGCACCGGAAACCAAGGCTGCAAATACGCCGCCGCCGATACCAAGGCGCATGCCAACGCTGTGGCCAAACACTTGCGCGGTAAAAAGGAATCCGACTTCCCGCTCAATATCCACCTCACCGGTTGCGCTCACTCCTGTGCCCAGCACTACTGCGGTGATATCGGTGGCATCGCCACCAAACTCAAGGACGGCCGCGAAGGATACCACATCGTGCTCGGCGGCGGCATGGACAACGAACAGGGCATTGCTCGCGAAATCTTCAAAGGCGTCGGCCACGACGAACTGCCGGCGCTGGTGGACCGGATCGTCGACACGTATCAGGAAAAACACGACACCGGCGAGACGTTCGTCGCGTGGACCCGCCGCCACTCGGTCGGCGAACTTCAGGAAATGATATCCGTATGA
- a CDS encoding alginate export family protein, whose product MTKLCLLTSICGLTAAAITASAASTLDEVFSEGKVSLASRARFEYGDQPGVADSKAVTLRNRLGFTSGKFNGWYFMLEGEDVHALDSDSYNQAGLNPGGAGQAVIADIEGTEVNQSFLGYAGQSVSGKLGRQRFVLDGARFIGDVGWRQDQQTYDAFTVVGQPAADTTVTYGYLWHINRIFSDVRDWQSDSHVFNVGYKGLGSGTLAGYAYLLDFDNAAANSTATYGASYDGSAKIDDGLTVLYRFELATQSDYGNSPANYSATYYLGELGAKFGGITAKIGYEVLGADNGQGFKTPLATLHKFNGFADLFLGTPGTGLEDIYVSIGGKIGGVNLTAFYHDFSSDVGGADYGTEIDLVAAYKFASRFTAVAKFASFSSDGYARDTDRFSIELNFAY is encoded by the coding sequence ATGACCAAACTGTGTCTACTCACCTCGATCTGCGGCCTCACCGCCGCCGCGATCACCGCATCCGCCGCGTCGACTCTCGACGAGGTTTTTTCCGAAGGAAAGGTCTCACTCGCCTCCCGAGCCCGCTTTGAATACGGTGACCAGCCCGGCGTCGCCGATTCCAAAGCGGTCACCCTGCGCAACCGCCTTGGATTCACTTCCGGTAAATTCAATGGCTGGTATTTCATGCTCGAAGGAGAAGACGTCCATGCGCTCGACTCCGACAGCTACAACCAAGCCGGTCTCAACCCCGGAGGAGCCGGCCAGGCGGTCATCGCCGATATCGAGGGCACGGAGGTCAACCAGTCCTTTCTTGGTTATGCCGGGCAAAGTGTATCTGGAAAACTAGGACGCCAGCGTTTCGTGCTCGACGGAGCCCGCTTCATCGGCGACGTCGGCTGGCGTCAGGATCAGCAAACCTACGATGCGTTCACCGTCGTGGGCCAACCCGCCGCCGACACGACCGTGACCTACGGCTACCTCTGGCACATCAACCGCATCTTCAGTGATGTGCGTGATTGGCAGTCCGACAGCCACGTTTTCAACGTGGGCTACAAGGGCCTCGGTTCCGGCACGCTCGCGGGTTATGCCTACCTGTTGGATTTCGACAATGCGGCCGCCAATTCCACCGCGACCTACGGTGCCAGCTACGACGGCTCCGCCAAGATCGACGACGGGCTTACCGTGCTTTACCGGTTCGAGCTCGCCACACAGTCCGACTACGGCAACAGCCCCGCCAACTATTCGGCCACTTACTACCTGGGTGAGCTGGGAGCGAAGTTCGGTGGCATCACCGCCAAGATTGGCTATGAAGTTCTCGGGGCCGACAATGGCCAGGGCTTCAAGACGCCCCTCGCCACCCTCCACAAATTTAATGGCTTCGCCGATCTTTTCCTCGGCACTCCCGGCACCGGTTTGGAAGACATCTACGTGAGCATCGGCGGCAAAATCGGCGGAGTTAACCTGACCGCGTTCTACCACGACTTTTCCTCCGACGTGGGCGGCGCCGACTATGGCACCGAGATTGACTTGGTTGCCGCCTATAAATTCGCCTCCCGGTTCACGGCGGTGGCCAAGTTTGCTTCATTCAGCAGCGACGGCTACGCCCGCGACACCGACCGCTTCAGCATCGAGCTGAATTTTGCCTACTGA
- a CDS encoding ABC transporter ATP-binding protein produces the protein MKNDRYLEISNLVKAYPNPFGAEIKVVDGFDLKVRQGEFISVIGHSGCGKSTVLTMIAGLNPISDGGIVVDGREISGPAPDRSVVFQAPCLLPWLTASGNVMLGVKEVYPHASKQEKKDIVAYALSAVGLGSAMEKYPREMSGGMQQRVGIARAIALKPKILLLDEPFGRLDSLTRMELQDVILGVLSRDQITTMLITHDVDEAVYMSDRICMMTNGPGARVGSLMEIDFPRPRVREDMMVDDKFFAYRERLLRFLDECEHAKKSKPAAPAAPSGDAVKASPPRNFRQRMTDSIAALF, from the coding sequence ATGAAAAACGATCGCTACCTGGAAATTTCCAATCTCGTCAAAGCCTACCCCAATCCGTTCGGGGCCGAGATCAAAGTCGTCGACGGCTTTGATCTCAAGGTCCGCCAAGGTGAGTTCATCTCGGTTATCGGTCATTCCGGCTGCGGCAAGTCCACCGTGCTCACCATGATCGCCGGACTCAACCCCATCAGCGACGGCGGCATCGTGGTCGACGGGCGGGAGATCTCCGGTCCCGCACCCGATCGTTCCGTCGTGTTTCAAGCCCCGTGCTTGCTCCCCTGGCTCACGGCTTCTGGCAACGTGATGCTGGGAGTGAAAGAGGTCTACCCGCATGCCTCCAAGCAGGAGAAAAAAGACATCGTCGCCTACGCCCTGTCGGCGGTGGGACTGGGCTCCGCCATGGAAAAGTATCCGCGCGAAATGTCGGGCGGCATGCAACAGCGCGTCGGCATCGCCCGCGCCATCGCACTCAAACCCAAGATCCTGCTCCTGGACGAACCGTTTGGTCGTCTGGATTCGCTCACCCGCATGGAGCTGCAGGACGTGATCCTCGGCGTATTGAGCCGCGACCAAATCACGACCATGTTGATCACCCACGATGTCGATGAGGCCGTCTACATGTCGGATCGGATTTGCATGATGACCAACGGCCCCGGGGCCCGGGTCGGCTCGCTCATGGAAATCGATTTTCCCCGTCCCCGCGTCCGGGAGGACATGATGGTCGATGACAAATTTTTCGCTTACCGCGAACGCTTGCTCCGCTTTCTCGACGAGTGTGAGCACGCCAAAAAAAGTAAACCCGCCGCGCCTGCGGCCCCGTCCGGTGATGCGGTCAAAGCATCGCCGCCCCGCAACTTTCGTCAGCGCATGACCGACTCCATCGCGGCCTTGTTCTGA
- a CDS encoding ABC transporter ATP-binding protein, which yields MSFLELTNVSVGYGPTNNRTEVLSAVNLAVEENEFVAIIGFSGSGKSTLINLLAGLQFPDTGEVRMGGKVVAEPGPERGIVFQNYSLLPWLSVAENIDLAVKSVFPALSKAERKAHVDRYIAKVNLSPAREKKPSELSGGMRQRVSLARTLSMQPEVLLLDEPLSALDALTRANLQDEITRIWEQDKRTVVLITNDVDEALLLADRVIPLTMGPQATLATSFDVTLDRPRDRTALNHDPKFKQLKAEITNYLLGLNREAKALRVDQQFEMPKVLPADFSTGRRLPPRAVQHQATIDANAVHDSADKNNSHAA from the coding sequence ATGTCTTTTCTGGAACTTACGAACGTCTCCGTCGGTTACGGACCGACGAACAACCGCACGGAGGTTCTCTCCGCGGTGAACCTGGCGGTCGAGGAGAACGAATTTGTCGCCATTATCGGCTTCTCGGGGTCGGGTAAATCGACATTGATCAATCTGCTCGCCGGTCTCCAGTTTCCCGATACGGGCGAAGTTCGCATGGGCGGAAAGGTGGTCGCCGAGCCCGGCCCGGAGCGGGGCATCGTCTTTCAGAACTATTCGCTCCTGCCCTGGCTCAGTGTGGCGGAAAATATCGATTTGGCCGTCAAGTCCGTCTTCCCCGCGCTGTCCAAGGCCGAGCGGAAAGCGCACGTCGATCGTTATATTGCCAAGGTCAATCTCTCGCCGGCGCGTGAGAAAAAACCCAGCGAACTTTCCGGTGGCATGCGCCAACGCGTGTCCCTCGCCCGCACCCTTTCCATGCAGCCCGAAGTGCTGTTGCTCGACGAGCCGCTTTCCGCCCTCGATGCGCTCACCCGCGCCAATCTGCAGGACGAAATCACCCGCATTTGGGAGCAGGATAAACGCACGGTTGTGCTCATCACCAACGACGTCGATGAGGCTCTCTTGCTCGCCGATCGCGTCATCCCACTCACCATGGGCCCCCAGGCCACCCTCGCGACTTCCTTCGATGTCACCCTCGACCGTCCCCGCGACCGCACGGCCCTCAATCACGACCCGAAGTTCAAACAGCTTAAGGCTGAGATCACCAATTATCTGCTGGGCCTGAATCGCGAAGCCAAAGCCCTGCGCGTGGATCAACAATTCGAGATGCCCAAAGTCCTGCCCGCCGATTTCTCCACCGGTCGCCGTCTGCCCCCGAGGGCGGTGCAGCATCAGGCCACCATCGATGCCAACGCCGTGCACGATTCGGCGGACAAAAACAATTCTCACGCCGCATGA